The Accipiter gentilis chromosome 7, bAccGen1.1, whole genome shotgun sequence genome includes a region encoding these proteins:
- the LOC126040414 gene encoding carbohydrate sulfotransferase 5-like isoform X1, whose protein sequence is MICCKDYCFFNFFSSVRMARIRIPSTIVILFVTVQTGFLLFMYARYSNFMPQSEEKPSQVHVLILSSWRSGSSFVGQLFSQHPSVFYLMEPAWHVWVTMYQNSAKVLHMAVRDLVRSVFLCDMSVFDAYMPWKRNLSDLFQWAVSRALCSAPACDSFQRTDITSEMACKTLCGRYPFSKVEEACKTYSHVVIKEVRFFDLKVLYPLLTDPSLNLKIIHLVRDPRAVVKSREQSVKALARDNGIVLSTNGTEVEDSRYKVMQEICRSHVQIYETATLKPPNFLKDRYLMIRFEDLVRDPLSEISEMYKFADLSLTPMLKSWIYNITHGQGPGKKKEAFRITSRDAVSVSQAWRNVLSFQKIKKIQEVCKGAINMLGYQLVDSEKEQRDLSLDLVLPRRQNQFSWSSFNPKH, encoded by the exons ATGATTTGTTGCAAGGATTACTG cttttttaatttcttttcctcgGTGAGAATGGCAAGGATTCGGATTCCTAGCACAATCGTTATACTTTTTGTTACAGTTCAGACTGGATTCCTACTCTTCATGTATGCCCGGTACAGTAACTTCATGCCTCAGTCTGAGGAGAAACCATCTCAAGTCCACGTCCTTATTCTCTCCTCCTGGCGGTCAGGATCTTCTTTTGTCGGTCAACTTTTCAGCCAACACCCCAGCGTCTTCTACCTGATGGAGCCTGCGTGGCATGTGTGGGTAACGATGTACCAGAACAGTGCCAAGGTCTTGCACATGGCAGTGCGGGACCTAGTCAGGTCGGTCTTTCTGTGCGACATGTCTGTATTTGATGCTTACATGCCTTGGAAAAGAAACTTATCTGATCTTTTCCAGTGGGCAGTGAGTCGGGCTCTGTGTTCAGCTCCTGCTTGTGACTCCTTTCAACGTACTGATATAACCAGTGAAATGGCATGCAAGACTCTTTGTGGACGGTACCCATTCAGCAAGGTGGAGGAAGCCTGTAAGACTTACAGCCATGTTGTCATCAAGGAGGTTCGATTCTTTGACTTGAAGGTCCTCTACCCCCTTCTCACCGATCCATCCCTGAATCTCAAAATTATTCACTTGGTCCGTGACCCCAGGGCAGTCGTCAAGTCACGGGAACAATCAGTCAAAGCGTTAGCCCGTGACAATGGAATTGTTTTGAGTACCAATGGCACTGAAGTGGAAGACAGCAGATACAAAGTAATGCAAGAGATTTGTAGAAGTCATGTTCAGATTTATGAAACGGCTACTCTAAAGCCACCTAATTTCCTTAAAGATCGCTATTTAATGATCCGTTTTGAAGATCTGGTCAGAGATCCATTATCAGAAATCTCAGAAATGTATAAATTTGCAGATCTTAGTTTGACCCCCATGCTCAAAAGCTGGATCTATAATATCACACATGGACagggaccaggaaaaaaaaaagaagccttcagaATCACATCTCGAGATGCAGTTAGTGTTTCGCAGGCCTGGAGAAATGTTCTTTCCTtccagaaaattaagaaaatacaggAAGTTTGCAAAGGTGCTATAAATATGCTTGGCTATCAGCTGGTGgattcagaaaaagaacagagagatcTGTCATTGGATTTAGTACTGCCAAGACGACAAAATCAATTCAGTTGGTCATCATTTAATCCAAAGCACTGA
- the LOC126040414 gene encoding carbohydrate sulfotransferase 5-like isoform X3 yields MYARYSNFMPQSEEKPSQVHVLILSSWRSGSSFVGQLFSQHPSVFYLMEPAWHVWVTMYQNSAKVLHMAVRDLVRSVFLCDMSVFDAYMPWKRNLSDLFQWAVSRALCSAPACDSFQRTDITSEMACKTLCGRYPFSKVEEACKTYSHVVIKEVRFFDLKVLYPLLTDPSLNLKIIHLVRDPRAVVKSREQSVKALARDNGIVLSTNGTEVEDSRYKVMQEICRSHVQIYETATLKPPNFLKDRYLMIRFEDLVRDPLSEISEMYKFADLSLTPMLKSWIYNITHGQGPGKKKEAFRITSRDAVSVSQAWRNVLSFQKIKKIQEVCKGAINMLGYQLVDSEKEQRDLSLDLVLPRRQNQFSWSSFNPKH; encoded by the coding sequence ATGTATGCCCGGTACAGTAACTTCATGCCTCAGTCTGAGGAGAAACCATCTCAAGTCCACGTCCTTATTCTCTCCTCCTGGCGGTCAGGATCTTCTTTTGTCGGTCAACTTTTCAGCCAACACCCCAGCGTCTTCTACCTGATGGAGCCTGCGTGGCATGTGTGGGTAACGATGTACCAGAACAGTGCCAAGGTCTTGCACATGGCAGTGCGGGACCTAGTCAGGTCGGTCTTTCTGTGCGACATGTCTGTATTTGATGCTTACATGCCTTGGAAAAGAAACTTATCTGATCTTTTCCAGTGGGCAGTGAGTCGGGCTCTGTGTTCAGCTCCTGCTTGTGACTCCTTTCAACGTACTGATATAACCAGTGAAATGGCATGCAAGACTCTTTGTGGACGGTACCCATTCAGCAAGGTGGAGGAAGCCTGTAAGACTTACAGCCATGTTGTCATCAAGGAGGTTCGATTCTTTGACTTGAAGGTCCTCTACCCCCTTCTCACCGATCCATCCCTGAATCTCAAAATTATTCACTTGGTCCGTGACCCCAGGGCAGTCGTCAAGTCACGGGAACAATCAGTCAAAGCGTTAGCCCGTGACAATGGAATTGTTTTGAGTACCAATGGCACTGAAGTGGAAGACAGCAGATACAAAGTAATGCAAGAGATTTGTAGAAGTCATGTTCAGATTTATGAAACGGCTACTCTAAAGCCACCTAATTTCCTTAAAGATCGCTATTTAATGATCCGTTTTGAAGATCTGGTCAGAGATCCATTATCAGAAATCTCAGAAATGTATAAATTTGCAGATCTTAGTTTGACCCCCATGCTCAAAAGCTGGATCTATAATATCACACATGGACagggaccaggaaaaaaaaaagaagccttcagaATCACATCTCGAGATGCAGTTAGTGTTTCGCAGGCCTGGAGAAATGTTCTTTCCTtccagaaaattaagaaaatacaggAAGTTTGCAAAGGTGCTATAAATATGCTTGGCTATCAGCTGGTGgattcagaaaaagaacagagagatcTGTCATTGGATTTAGTACTGCCAAGACGACAAAATCAATTCAGTTGGTCATCATTTAATCCAAAGCACTGA
- the LOC126040407 gene encoding carbohydrate sulfotransferase 5-like isoform X6 — MICCKDYCFFNFFSSVRMARIRIPSTIVILFVTVQTGFLLFMYARYSNFMPQSEEKPSQVHVLILSSWRSGSSFVGQLFSQHPSVFYLMEPAWHVWVTMYQNSAKVLHMAVRDLVRSVFLCDMSVFDAYMPWKRNLSDLFQWAVSRALCSAPACDSFQRTDITSEMACKTLCGRYPFSKVEEACKTYSHVVIKEVRFFDLKVLYPLLTDPSLNLKIIHLVRDPRAVVKSREQSVKALAHDNGIVLSTNGTEVEDSRYKVMQEICRSHVQIYETATLKPPNFLKDRYLMIRFEDLVRDPLSEISEMYKFADLSLTPMLKSWIYNITHGQGPGKKKEAFRITSRDAVSVSQAWRNVLSFQKIKKIQEVCKGAINMLGYQLVDSEKEQRDLSLDLVLPRRQNQFSWSSFNPKH, encoded by the coding sequence cttttttaatttcttttcctcgGTGAGAATGGCAAGGATTCGGATTCCTAGCACAATCGTTATACTTTTTGTTACAGTTCAGACTGGATTCCTACTCTTCATGTATGCCCGGTACAGTAACTTCATGCCTCAGTCTGAGGAGAAACCATCTCAAGTCCACGTCCTTATTCTCTCCTCCTGGCGGTCAGGATCTTCTTTTGTCGGTCAACTTTTCAGCCAACACCCCAGCGTCTTCTACCTGATGGAGCCTGCGTGGCATGTGTGGGTAACGATGTACCAGAACAGTGCCAAGGTCTTGCACATGGCAGTGCGGGACCTAGTCAGGTCGGTCTTTCTGTGCGACATGTCTGTATTTGATGCTTACATGCCTTGGAAAAGAAACTTATCTGATCTTTTCCAGTGGGCAGTGAGTCGGGCTCTGTGTTCAGCTCCTGCTTGTGACTCCTTTCAACGTACTGATATAACCAGTGAAATGGCATGCAAGACTCTTTGTGGACGGTACCCATTCAGCAAGGTGGAGGAAGCCTGTAAGACTTACAGCCATGTTGTCATCAAGGAGGTTCGATTCTTTGACTTGAAGGTCCTCTACCCCCTTCTCACCGATCCATCCCTGAATCTCAAAATTATTCACTTGGTCCGTGACCCCAGGGCAGTCGTCAAGTCACGGGAACAATCAGTCAAAGCGTTAGCCCATGACAATGGAATTGTTTTGAGTACCAATGGCACTGAAGTGGAAGACAGCAGATACAAAGTAATGCAAGAGATTTGTAGAAGTCATGTTCAGATTTATGAAACGGCTACTCTAAAGCCACCTAATTTCCTTAAAGATCGCTATTTAATGATCCGTTTTGAAGATCTGGTCAGAGATCCATTATCAGAAATCTCAGAAATGTATAAATTTGCAGATCTTAGTTTGACCCCCATGCTCAAAAGCTGGATCTATAATATCACACATGGACagggaccaggaaaaaaaaaagaagccttcagaATCACATCTCGAGATGCAGTTAGTGTTTCGCAGGCCTGGAGAAATGTTCTTTCCTtccagaaaattaagaaaatacaggAAGTTTGCAAAGGTGCTATAAATATGCTTGGCTATCAGCTGGTGgattcagaaaaagaacagagagatcTGTCATTGGATTTAGTACTGCCAAGACGACAAAATCAATTCAGTTGGTCATCATTTAATCCAAAGCACTGA
- the LOC126040407 gene encoding carbohydrate sulfotransferase 5-like isoform X7, protein MHVSFFNFFSSVRMARIRIPSTIVILFVTVQTGFLLFMYARYSNFMPQSEEKPSQVHVLILSSWRSGSSFVGQLFSQHPSVFYLMEPAWHVWVTMYQNSAKVLHMAVRDLVRSVFLCDMSVFDAYMPWKRNLSDLFQWAVSRALCSAPACDSFQRTDITSEMACKTLCGRYPFSKVEEACKTYSHVVIKEVRFFDLKVLYPLLTDPSLNLKIIHLVRDPRAVVKSREQSVKALAHDNGIVLSTNGTEVEDSRYKVMQEICRSHVQIYETATLKPPNFLKDRYLMIRFEDLVRDPLSEISEMYKFADLSLTPMLKSWIYNITHGQGPGKKKEAFRITSRDAVSVSQAWRNVLSFQKIKKIQEVCKGAINMLGYQLVDSEKEQRDLSLDLVLPRRQNQFSWSSFNPKH, encoded by the coding sequence cttttttaatttcttttcctcgGTGAGAATGGCAAGGATTCGGATTCCTAGCACAATCGTTATACTTTTTGTTACAGTTCAGACTGGATTCCTACTCTTCATGTATGCCCGGTACAGTAACTTCATGCCTCAGTCTGAGGAGAAACCATCTCAAGTCCACGTCCTTATTCTCTCCTCCTGGCGGTCAGGATCTTCTTTTGTCGGTCAACTTTTCAGCCAACACCCCAGCGTCTTCTACCTGATGGAGCCTGCGTGGCATGTGTGGGTAACGATGTACCAGAACAGTGCCAAGGTCTTGCACATGGCAGTGCGGGACCTAGTCAGGTCGGTCTTTCTGTGCGACATGTCTGTATTTGATGCTTACATGCCTTGGAAAAGAAACTTATCTGATCTTTTCCAGTGGGCAGTGAGTCGGGCTCTGTGTTCAGCTCCTGCTTGTGACTCCTTTCAACGTACTGATATAACCAGTGAAATGGCATGCAAGACTCTTTGTGGACGGTACCCATTCAGCAAGGTGGAGGAAGCCTGTAAGACTTACAGCCATGTTGTCATCAAGGAGGTTCGATTCTTTGACTTGAAGGTCCTCTACCCCCTTCTCACCGATCCATCCCTGAATCTCAAAATTATTCACTTGGTCCGTGACCCCAGGGCAGTCGTCAAGTCACGGGAACAATCAGTCAAAGCGTTAGCCCATGACAATGGAATTGTTTTGAGTACCAATGGCACTGAAGTGGAAGACAGCAGATACAAAGTAATGCAAGAGATTTGTAGAAGTCATGTTCAGATTTATGAAACGGCTACTCTAAAGCCACCTAATTTCCTTAAAGATCGCTATTTAATGATCCGTTTTGAAGATCTGGTCAGAGATCCATTATCAGAAATCTCAGAAATGTATAAATTTGCAGATCTTAGTTTGACCCCCATGCTCAAAAGCTGGATCTATAATATCACACATGGACagggaccaggaaaaaaaaaagaagccttcagaATCACATCTCGAGATGCAGTTAGTGTTTCGCAGGCCTGGAGAAATGTTCTTTCCTtccagaaaattaagaaaatacaggAAGTTTGCAAAGGTGCTATAAATATGCTTGGCTATCAGCTGGTGgattcagaaaaagaacagagagatcTGTCATTGGATTTAGTACTGCCAAGACGACAAAATCAATTCAGTTGGTCATCATTTAATCCAAAGCACTGA
- the LOC126040407 gene encoding carbohydrate sulfotransferase 5-like isoform X4 gives MPENTLKKCSSKIDTCFYSVHTFYFRRSELSNFFNFFSSVRMARIRIPSTIVILFVTVQTGFLLFMYARYSNFMPQSEEKPSQVHVLILSSWRSGSSFVGQLFSQHPSVFYLMEPAWHVWVTMYQNSAKVLHMAVRDLVRSVFLCDMSVFDAYMPWKRNLSDLFQWAVSRALCSAPACDSFQRTDITSEMACKTLCGRYPFSKVEEACKTYSHVVIKEVRFFDLKVLYPLLTDPSLNLKIIHLVRDPRAVVKSREQSVKALAHDNGIVLSTNGTEVEDSRYKVMQEICRSHVQIYETATLKPPNFLKDRYLMIRFEDLVRDPLSEISEMYKFADLSLTPMLKSWIYNITHGQGPGKKKEAFRITSRDAVSVSQAWRNVLSFQKIKKIQEVCKGAINMLGYQLVDSEKEQRDLSLDLVLPRRQNQFSWSSFNPKH, from the coding sequence cttttttaatttcttttcctcgGTGAGAATGGCAAGGATTCGGATTCCTAGCACAATCGTTATACTTTTTGTTACAGTTCAGACTGGATTCCTACTCTTCATGTATGCCCGGTACAGTAACTTCATGCCTCAGTCTGAGGAGAAACCATCTCAAGTCCACGTCCTTATTCTCTCCTCCTGGCGGTCAGGATCTTCTTTTGTCGGTCAACTTTTCAGCCAACACCCCAGCGTCTTCTACCTGATGGAGCCTGCGTGGCATGTGTGGGTAACGATGTACCAGAACAGTGCCAAGGTCTTGCACATGGCAGTGCGGGACCTAGTCAGGTCGGTCTTTCTGTGCGACATGTCTGTATTTGATGCTTACATGCCTTGGAAAAGAAACTTATCTGATCTTTTCCAGTGGGCAGTGAGTCGGGCTCTGTGTTCAGCTCCTGCTTGTGACTCCTTTCAACGTACTGATATAACCAGTGAAATGGCATGCAAGACTCTTTGTGGACGGTACCCATTCAGCAAGGTGGAGGAAGCCTGTAAGACTTACAGCCATGTTGTCATCAAGGAGGTTCGATTCTTTGACTTGAAGGTCCTCTACCCCCTTCTCACCGATCCATCCCTGAATCTCAAAATTATTCACTTGGTCCGTGACCCCAGGGCAGTCGTCAAGTCACGGGAACAATCAGTCAAAGCGTTAGCCCATGACAATGGAATTGTTTTGAGTACCAATGGCACTGAAGTGGAAGACAGCAGATACAAAGTAATGCAAGAGATTTGTAGAAGTCATGTTCAGATTTATGAAACGGCTACTCTAAAGCCACCTAATTTCCTTAAAGATCGCTATTTAATGATCCGTTTTGAAGATCTGGTCAGAGATCCATTATCAGAAATCTCAGAAATGTATAAATTTGCAGATCTTAGTTTGACCCCCATGCTCAAAAGCTGGATCTATAATATCACACATGGACagggaccaggaaaaaaaaaagaagccttcagaATCACATCTCGAGATGCAGTTAGTGTTTCGCAGGCCTGGAGAAATGTTCTTTCCTtccagaaaattaagaaaatacaggAAGTTTGCAAAGGTGCTATAAATATGCTTGGCTATCAGCTGGTGgattcagaaaaagaacagagagatcTGTCATTGGATTTAGTACTGCCAAGACGACAAAATCAATTCAGTTGGTCATCATTTAATCCAAAGCACTGA
- the LOC126040414 gene encoding carbohydrate sulfotransferase 5-like isoform X2, with product MARIRIPSTIVILFVTVQTGFLLFMYARYSNFMPQSEEKPSQVHVLILSSWRSGSSFVGQLFSQHPSVFYLMEPAWHVWVTMYQNSAKVLHMAVRDLVRSVFLCDMSVFDAYMPWKRNLSDLFQWAVSRALCSAPACDSFQRTDITSEMACKTLCGRYPFSKVEEACKTYSHVVIKEVRFFDLKVLYPLLTDPSLNLKIIHLVRDPRAVVKSREQSVKALARDNGIVLSTNGTEVEDSRYKVMQEICRSHVQIYETATLKPPNFLKDRYLMIRFEDLVRDPLSEISEMYKFADLSLTPMLKSWIYNITHGQGPGKKKEAFRITSRDAVSVSQAWRNVLSFQKIKKIQEVCKGAINMLGYQLVDSEKEQRDLSLDLVLPRRQNQFSWSSFNPKH from the coding sequence ATGGCAAGGATTCGGATTCCTAGCACAATCGTTATACTTTTTGTTACAGTTCAGACTGGATTCCTACTCTTCATGTATGCCCGGTACAGTAACTTCATGCCTCAGTCTGAGGAGAAACCATCTCAAGTCCACGTCCTTATTCTCTCCTCCTGGCGGTCAGGATCTTCTTTTGTCGGTCAACTTTTCAGCCAACACCCCAGCGTCTTCTACCTGATGGAGCCTGCGTGGCATGTGTGGGTAACGATGTACCAGAACAGTGCCAAGGTCTTGCACATGGCAGTGCGGGACCTAGTCAGGTCGGTCTTTCTGTGCGACATGTCTGTATTTGATGCTTACATGCCTTGGAAAAGAAACTTATCTGATCTTTTCCAGTGGGCAGTGAGTCGGGCTCTGTGTTCAGCTCCTGCTTGTGACTCCTTTCAACGTACTGATATAACCAGTGAAATGGCATGCAAGACTCTTTGTGGACGGTACCCATTCAGCAAGGTGGAGGAAGCCTGTAAGACTTACAGCCATGTTGTCATCAAGGAGGTTCGATTCTTTGACTTGAAGGTCCTCTACCCCCTTCTCACCGATCCATCCCTGAATCTCAAAATTATTCACTTGGTCCGTGACCCCAGGGCAGTCGTCAAGTCACGGGAACAATCAGTCAAAGCGTTAGCCCGTGACAATGGAATTGTTTTGAGTACCAATGGCACTGAAGTGGAAGACAGCAGATACAAAGTAATGCAAGAGATTTGTAGAAGTCATGTTCAGATTTATGAAACGGCTACTCTAAAGCCACCTAATTTCCTTAAAGATCGCTATTTAATGATCCGTTTTGAAGATCTGGTCAGAGATCCATTATCAGAAATCTCAGAAATGTATAAATTTGCAGATCTTAGTTTGACCCCCATGCTCAAAAGCTGGATCTATAATATCACACATGGACagggaccaggaaaaaaaaaagaagccttcagaATCACATCTCGAGATGCAGTTAGTGTTTCGCAGGCCTGGAGAAATGTTCTTTCCTtccagaaaattaagaaaatacaggAAGTTTGCAAAGGTGCTATAAATATGCTTGGCTATCAGCTGGTGgattcagaaaaagaacagagagatcTGTCATTGGATTTAGTACTGCCAAGACGACAAAATCAATTCAGTTGGTCATCATTTAATCCAAAGCACTGA
- the LOC126040407 gene encoding carbohydrate sulfotransferase 5-like isoform X10, which yields MLLFITQWKLSYISQDFGKLLNLPGSIQTGFLLFMYARYSNFMPQSEEKPSQVHVLILSSWRSGSSFVGQLFSQHPSVFYLMEPAWHVWVTMYQNSAKVLHMAVRDLVRSVFLCDMSVFDAYMPWKRNLSDLFQWAVSRALCSAPACDSFQRTDITSEMACKTLCGRYPFSKVEEACKTYSHVVIKEVRFFDLKVLYPLLTDPSLNLKIIHLVRDPRAVVKSREQSVKALAHDNGIVLSTNGTEVEDSRYKVMQEICRSHVQIYETATLKPPNFLKDRYLMIRFEDLVRDPLSEISEMYKFADLSLTPMLKSWIYNITHGQGPGKKKEAFRITSRDAVSVSQAWRNVLSFQKIKKIQEVCKGAINMLGYQLVDSEKEQRDLSLDLVLPRRQNQFSWSSFNPKH from the coding sequence TTCAGACTGGATTCCTACTCTTCATGTATGCCCGGTACAGTAACTTCATGCCTCAGTCTGAGGAGAAACCATCTCAAGTCCACGTCCTTATTCTCTCCTCCTGGCGGTCAGGATCTTCTTTTGTCGGTCAACTTTTCAGCCAACACCCCAGCGTCTTCTACCTGATGGAGCCTGCGTGGCATGTGTGGGTAACGATGTACCAGAACAGTGCCAAGGTCTTGCACATGGCAGTGCGGGACCTAGTCAGGTCGGTCTTTCTGTGCGACATGTCTGTATTTGATGCTTACATGCCTTGGAAAAGAAACTTATCTGATCTTTTCCAGTGGGCAGTGAGTCGGGCTCTGTGTTCAGCTCCTGCTTGTGACTCCTTTCAACGTACTGATATAACCAGTGAAATGGCATGCAAGACTCTTTGTGGACGGTACCCATTCAGCAAGGTGGAGGAAGCCTGTAAGACTTACAGCCATGTTGTCATCAAGGAGGTTCGATTCTTTGACTTGAAGGTCCTCTACCCCCTTCTCACCGATCCATCCCTGAATCTCAAAATTATTCACTTGGTCCGTGACCCCAGGGCAGTCGTCAAGTCACGGGAACAATCAGTCAAAGCGTTAGCCCATGACAATGGAATTGTTTTGAGTACCAATGGCACTGAAGTGGAAGACAGCAGATACAAAGTAATGCAAGAGATTTGTAGAAGTCATGTTCAGATTTATGAAACGGCTACTCTAAAGCCACCTAATTTCCTTAAAGATCGCTATTTAATGATCCGTTTTGAAGATCTGGTCAGAGATCCATTATCAGAAATCTCAGAAATGTATAAATTTGCAGATCTTAGTTTGACCCCCATGCTCAAAAGCTGGATCTATAATATCACACATGGACagggaccaggaaaaaaaaaagaagccttcagaATCACATCTCGAGATGCAGTTAGTGTTTCGCAGGCCTGGAGAAATGTTCTTTCCTtccagaaaattaagaaaatacaggAAGTTTGCAAAGGTGCTATAAATATGCTTGGCTATCAGCTGGTGgattcagaaaaagaacagagagatcTGTCATTGGATTTAGTACTGCCAAGACGACAAAATCAATTCAGTTGGTCATCATTTAATCCAAAGCACTGA
- the LOC126040407 gene encoding carbohydrate sulfotransferase 5-like isoform X12 produces MARIRIPSTIVILFVTVQTGFLLFMYARYSNFMPQSEEKPSQVHVLILSSWRSGSSFVGQLFSQHPSVFYLMEPAWHVWVTMYQNSAKVLHMAVRDLVRSVFLCDMSVFDAYMPWKRNLSDLFQWAVSRALCSAPACDSFQRTDITSEMACKTLCGRYPFSKVEEACKTYSHVVIKEVRFFDLKVLYPLLTDPSLNLKIIHLVRDPRAVVKSREQSVKALAHDNGIVLSTNGTEVEDSRYKVMQEICRSHVQIYETATLKPPNFLKDRYLMIRFEDLVRDPLSEISEMYKFADLSLTPMLKSWIYNITHGQGPGKKKEAFRITSRDAVSVSQAWRNVLSFQKIKKIQEVCKGAINMLGYQLVDSEKEQRDLSLDLVLPRRQNQFSWSSFNPKH; encoded by the coding sequence ATGGCAAGGATTCGGATTCCTAGCACAATCGTTATACTTTTTGTTACAGTTCAGACTGGATTCCTACTCTTCATGTATGCCCGGTACAGTAACTTCATGCCTCAGTCTGAGGAGAAACCATCTCAAGTCCACGTCCTTATTCTCTCCTCCTGGCGGTCAGGATCTTCTTTTGTCGGTCAACTTTTCAGCCAACACCCCAGCGTCTTCTACCTGATGGAGCCTGCGTGGCATGTGTGGGTAACGATGTACCAGAACAGTGCCAAGGTCTTGCACATGGCAGTGCGGGACCTAGTCAGGTCGGTCTTTCTGTGCGACATGTCTGTATTTGATGCTTACATGCCTTGGAAAAGAAACTTATCTGATCTTTTCCAGTGGGCAGTGAGTCGGGCTCTGTGTTCAGCTCCTGCTTGTGACTCCTTTCAACGTACTGATATAACCAGTGAAATGGCATGCAAGACTCTTTGTGGACGGTACCCATTCAGCAAGGTGGAGGAAGCCTGTAAGACTTACAGCCATGTTGTCATCAAGGAGGTTCGATTCTTTGACTTGAAGGTCCTCTACCCCCTTCTCACCGATCCATCCCTGAATCTCAAAATTATTCACTTGGTCCGTGACCCCAGGGCAGTCGTCAAGTCACGGGAACAATCAGTCAAAGCGTTAGCCCATGACAATGGAATTGTTTTGAGTACCAATGGCACTGAAGTGGAAGACAGCAGATACAAAGTAATGCAAGAGATTTGTAGAAGTCATGTTCAGATTTATGAAACGGCTACTCTAAAGCCACCTAATTTCCTTAAAGATCGCTATTTAATGATCCGTTTTGAAGATCTGGTCAGAGATCCATTATCAGAAATCTCAGAAATGTATAAATTTGCAGATCTTAGTTTGACCCCCATGCTCAAAAGCTGGATCTATAATATCACACATGGACagggaccaggaaaaaaaaaagaagccttcagaATCACATCTCGAGATGCAGTTAGTGTTTCGCAGGCCTGGAGAAATGTTCTTTCCTtccagaaaattaagaaaatacaggAAGTTTGCAAAGGTGCTATAAATATGCTTGGCTATCAGCTGGTGgattcagaaaaagaacagagagatcTGTCATTGGATTTAGTACTGCCAAGACGACAAAATCAATTCAGTTGGTCATCATTTAATCCAAAGCACTGA